In Veillonellales bacterium, a single window of DNA contains:
- a CDS encoding virulence RhuM family protein — protein MDNKKLQIRNSTVDFLVFTKDSGEDSIEVRVQNGDVWLVQKAIAQLFDVDRSVITKHLKNVLESGELDKKSTCANFAQVADNGKTYQYKYYSLAAIIAVGYRVNSQRATQFRQWATKVLDAFAKQGYVLDKNRLINGQIFDEEYFDHLISEIQEIRASERRFYQKITDIYATAVDYSLDSQITHDFFATVQNKMHYAVHGNTAAEVIVGRADHSKDNMGLTTWKNAPAGKIVKADVSIAKNYLSQDEMQELNEIVTMYLDYATRQARRHIPMTMADWASKLEAFLKFNDAEILQDKGKVTSEIAKAFAESEFEKYRVLQDKHYQSDFDRLIAESGMGEKD, from the coding sequence GTGGACAATAAAAAGCTGCAAATTCGCAACAGTACGGTTGATTTTCTGGTTTTTACAAAGGACTCCGGTGAGGATTCCATAGAAGTTCGTGTCCAGAACGGCGATGTGTGGCTGGTCCAAAAAGCGATTGCACAATTATTTGATGTAGATCGTAGCGTCATTACAAAGCATTTAAAAAATGTCCTTGAGAGCGGTGAGCTTGACAAAAAATCAACTTGTGCAAATTTTGCACAAGTTGCGGACAACGGCAAAACCTATCAGTATAAGTATTATTCGTTGGCTGCAATTATAGCGGTGGGCTATCGGGTGAATTCACAGCGTGCCACACAGTTCCGGCAGTGGGCAACAAAGGTATTGGATGCTTTCGCAAAACAGGGCTATGTGTTGGACAAGAACCGCTTGATAAACGGACAGATCTTCGATGAGGAATACTTCGACCACTTGATTTCTGAAATTCAGGAGATCAGAGCCAGTGAAAGACGCTTCTATCAAAAGATTACTGATATCTATGCAACGGCGGTGGACTATTCCCTTGACAGCCAGATCACCCATGATTTCTTTGCTACAGTGCAAAACAAAATGCACTATGCCGTTCATGGTAATACGGCAGCGGAAGTGATTGTGGGACGTGCTGACCACAGTAAGGACAATATGGGATTGACTACATGGAAGAATGCACCTGCCGGAAAAATTGTGAAAGCAGATGTTTCTATCGCAAAGAATTATCTTTCCCAAGACGAGATGCAGGAACTGAACGAGATAGTAACCATGTACCTTGATTATGCTACACGGCAGGCAAGGCGGCACATTCCCATGACTATGGCTGATTGGGCAAGTAAGCTGGAGGCTTTCCTGAAATTCAATGATGCAGAGATATTGCAGGATAAAGGTAAGGTTACGTCAGAAATAGCAAAAGCCTTTGCAGAAAGCGAGTTTGAGAAATACCGTGTTTTGCAGGACAAGCACTATCAGAGCGATTTTGACAGGCTGATTGCTGAAAGTGGAATGGGTGAGAAAGACTGA
- a CDS encoding CD3324 family protein produces the protein MGYKTAKDVLPEELLQAIQEYVDGEYLYVPRREGCQRTWGEGTASRQITLCRNAAIRRQYQNGASVRQLAEVYYLSPKTVYKIVAKQGTE, from the coding sequence ATGGGCTACAAGACGGCCAAGGACGTATTGCCGGAAGAATTGCTGCAGGCCATTCAGGAATACGTCGACGGCGAATATCTATATGTTCCGCGCCGGGAAGGTTGCCAGCGCACTTGGGGCGAAGGCACGGCAAGCCGGCAAATTACCCTGTGCCGCAATGCGGCGATCCGTCGGCAATACCAAAACGGCGCATCCGTACGCCAACTAGCGGAAGTATACTACTTGTCACCGAAGACAGTGTACAAGATTGTGGCAAAGCAAGGCACAGAATAG
- a CDS encoding amidohydrolase family protein produces the protein MSKVIKCGKLFCATDGSVQEDAVVMINDNKIAEVKSGKGFVPGAEDEVIDLSDKFVLPGLIDTHVHLAFNSTPSLAEINDPPELVSLNGLKNAQKNLLSGFTTVRDEGYRTIQGCSILRDAISAGIFPGPRIYSSGMYITVTAGHLDGRYPVETSGFNSFKPINIANGPEEVRTAARYMLKYGADQIKVLVTGGVLSPGNEPGEQNMSVEEIEAAVGVAKMHGKIISAHAHGTAGIHAAAVAGVTCIEHCTLVDEETIKIMVEKGIQIVPTFIVLKVVAEEGTKAGMPAFAVRKSAALAPSHLANIKKAYDAGVRVVFGTDCGTPLTDHGKQAGEFELMIKAGISPTDTLLSATRYAAELLRWDDKIGSIAPGKLADIVAVDKNPLEDASTLKNVTFVMKDGVVYKQ, from the coding sequence ATGTCAAAGGTAATCAAATGCGGAAAGCTGTTTTGTGCGACGGACGGCAGCGTTCAGGAAGATGCAGTCGTAATGATTAACGACAACAAAATAGCTGAAGTGAAAAGCGGGAAAGGGTTCGTGCCTGGGGCGGAAGATGAGGTAATTGATCTTTCCGACAAATTTGTTCTTCCCGGATTGATCGATACTCATGTGCATCTTGCTTTTAACAGCACGCCATCCCTGGCTGAAATTAATGACCCGCCGGAACTGGTATCGCTGAATGGTTTGAAAAACGCCCAAAAGAATTTATTAAGCGGGTTTACTACTGTACGGGATGAAGGATACCGCACGATTCAGGGCTGCAGTATCCTGCGGGACGCCATTAGTGCCGGCATTTTCCCCGGACCTCGCATCTATTCCAGCGGCATGTACATTACGGTTACTGCCGGGCATCTTGACGGCCGCTATCCGGTGGAAACCTCCGGTTTTAATTCCTTCAAGCCGATTAACATTGCCAACGGGCCGGAAGAGGTCCGAACTGCCGCCCGTTACATGCTGAAATACGGCGCGGATCAGATCAAGGTGCTGGTTACCGGCGGTGTTTTGAGTCCCGGCAACGAACCGGGGGAACAGAATATGAGTGTGGAGGAAATTGAAGCGGCAGTCGGAGTTGCCAAGATGCACGGCAAGATTATTTCCGCCCATGCCCATGGTACGGCGGGAATTCATGCGGCAGCGGTGGCCGGTGTAACGTGTATTGAGCACTGTACCCTGGTTGATGAGGAAACGATCAAAATCATGGTTGAAAAAGGTATCCAGATTGTTCCTACGTTCATTGTGCTGAAAGTTGTAGCAGAAGAAGGTACAAAAGCAGGTATGCCCGCTTTTGCGGTGAGAAAATCAGCTGCCCTGGCGCCGTCCCATCTTGCCAATATTAAAAAGGCCTATGATGCGGGAGTCCGGGTAGTATTCGGTACTGACTGCGGCACACCCCTTACTGATCATGGGAAACAGGCCGGCGAATTTGAATTAATGATTAAAGCCGGCATTTCTCCCACAGACACGCTGCTTAGCGCTACCCGTTATGCAGCGGAGCTCCTTCGCTGGGATGATAAAATCGGTTCGATTGCGCCCGGAAAACTAGCCGATATTGTTGCGGTGGACAAGAATCCGCTGGAAGATGCATCTACTCTTAAAAATGTTACCTTTGTTATGAAAGACGGAGTCGTCTACAAACAGTAA
- a CDS encoding ATP-binding protein codes for MKIPLKSKLAIVMLAIIMVSLLLLTVVTYWQFNQVIETELIDTMAARTRESANHINTCLSGQLGEVRETVNSPVIDRVLKLNPQLDLKRNDESIRLIDELNLARWKYVSDAYPHQYAALHIVNYLKPDEWGNPGDLGKLTARYYNIQEGICKTDLWAKAGAEEAGERYAKTGEVYDAIFKPAYSQAYGRNMVLMVAWRKDSQGKTLAGAAASLTIETIQQIAQQANFGKKGYEILLARDGTFVTHPNPEWAMKEKASSVADENMRKLGELAARAEPGIFRYVEGGAKKIAFYNPIPVAGWTLVSVIDENELFVPANKLLVHMLAIIAIIIIFTLMSVYIASLIVNLRRSHAAREELKKRNVELNRTKERLGRQNIELAEAQQHLLSLDRLKDEFLAKVSHELKTPLHGVIGLAECTRDTLQEQSPAELADNLDMIVKSGIRLANLVDEIVDFSVLKNNQLRLKQGPVQLRDLVQMVITLERFLVKNKKIELKNCVSPDLPPVYADSERLMQVLHNLVRNAIKFTDAGLVSVAADLAGDSIRISVCDTGIGIPQSRLESIFTPFVQEDSADGKLYGGLGLGLSISKSLLELHDSVLSVASQPGEGSCFSFVLPQWHGEDDGTEPISPPIAMISGGEQTEAAIAAATGKTEEDAEKSQPGGKRILVVDDEEINLAVVKNCFYGMDYRVVCAKDGEAALTEIAAHDYNLVLLDMMMPGLNGLEVCRRIRGKYSEHALPVIMITVRNRPEDIEVAFLAKANDYIAKPFHKKELLARVQAQLRLQEVSETERRIYQAEISALQAQIQPHFLYNTLNTVIAFCRKDPGKAAEMLGELSNYLQNKFRFNNMALIPLEQELDLIQSYLAIEQVRFGKRLQVAFSIETDANPLMPPLILQPLVENAVKHGVYPKREGGTVRITIQKAEKETVIVVADDGVGMAPGQLSRLLNDRDAQEVGIGLRNIQKRLQKHYGRGLDIQSEIGRGTTITVRIPDDRGEADD; via the coding sequence ATGAAAATTCCGCTCAAGTCAAAGCTTGCTATTGTAATGTTAGCCATTATCATGGTTAGCTTATTATTGCTGACGGTTGTTACCTATTGGCAGTTTAACCAGGTGATTGAAACCGAACTCATTGATACGATGGCGGCTCGTACCAGAGAATCGGCGAACCATATCAATACCTGTCTGTCAGGGCAATTGGGAGAAGTGCGTGAGACGGTAAACAGCCCGGTGATTGATCGTGTTTTAAAATTAAATCCTCAACTTGATTTGAAGCGAAACGATGAATCGATTCGTTTAATCGACGAACTGAATTTAGCCCGCTGGAAATATGTTTCTGACGCCTATCCCCATCAGTATGCGGCTTTGCATATTGTTAATTACTTAAAGCCGGATGAGTGGGGCAATCCGGGGGATTTAGGCAAGCTTACGGCCCGTTATTATAATATACAGGAAGGGATTTGTAAAACCGATCTTTGGGCCAAAGCCGGTGCAGAGGAGGCCGGAGAAAGGTATGCAAAAACAGGGGAAGTTTATGATGCCATATTCAAGCCGGCCTATTCCCAGGCTTACGGCAGGAATATGGTGTTGATGGTGGCCTGGCGCAAGGACAGTCAGGGGAAGACGTTAGCCGGTGCCGCCGCCAGCCTGACGATTGAGACGATACAGCAAATTGCCCAGCAGGCGAATTTCGGCAAAAAGGGATATGAGATTTTATTAGCCCGGGATGGTACTTTCGTAACGCATCCCAACCCGGAATGGGCGATGAAGGAAAAAGCGTCTTCTGTCGCCGATGAAAATATGCGAAAGCTGGGCGAGCTGGCGGCAAGGGCGGAACCGGGAATATTTCGCTATGTGGAAGGCGGCGCGAAGAAGATTGCTTTTTATAATCCTATCCCGGTTGCCGGCTGGACATTAGTCAGCGTTATCGACGAAAATGAATTATTCGTGCCGGCCAATAAATTACTGGTTCATATGCTGGCAATTATCGCTATTATTATTATATTTACGCTGATGTCCGTCTATATTGCGTCTTTAATTGTGAATCTCCGGCGCAGCCATGCGGCCCGGGAAGAATTAAAAAAGCGCAATGTGGAATTAAATAGGACTAAAGAACGGCTGGGGCGGCAAAACATAGAATTAGCGGAAGCCCAGCAGCATCTTTTAAGCCTGGACCGGCTGAAGGACGAGTTTCTGGCAAAGGTTTCCCATGAATTGAAAACACCGCTGCACGGGGTTATTGGGCTGGCGGAATGCACCAGAGATACGCTGCAGGAGCAATCACCGGCGGAATTGGCGGATAATCTGGATATGATTGTAAAAAGCGGCATAAGGCTGGCCAATCTGGTGGATGAGATTGTGGATTTTTCGGTTTTAAAAAATAACCAGCTGCGATTAAAGCAGGGGCCGGTTCAGCTTAGGGATCTTGTCCAAATGGTTATCACCCTGGAGCGATTTTTAGTAAAAAATAAAAAGATTGAATTAAAAAATTGTGTCTCTCCCGATTTGCCGCCTGTTTATGCCGACAGTGAACGATTAATGCAGGTTCTGCACAATCTTGTCCGCAATGCCATTAAGTTTACCGATGCGGGGCTTGTATCCGTGGCGGCAGATTTAGCAGGGGACAGCATACGCATTTCCGTTTGCGATACGGGGATTGGGATTCCGCAGTCGCGGCTGGAGTCGATTTTTACGCCTTTTGTCCAGGAGGACTCTGCCGACGGAAAGCTTTATGGCGGTTTAGGTTTAGGACTTTCGATTTCCAAGAGTCTGCTGGAACTGCATGACAGTGTGCTTTCCGTTGCTTCGCAGCCGGGGGAAGGCTCCTGCTTCAGTTTTGTCCTGCCCCAATGGCATGGCGAAGACGATGGAACAGAGCCGATCAGTCCCCCTATTGCCATGATTTCCGGCGGCGAGCAAACCGAAGCGGCGATAGCGGCAGCGACGGGCAAGACGGAGGAAGACGCCGAGAAATCGCAGCCCGGGGGGAAAAGAATATTAGTGGTGGACGATGAAGAAATCAATCTTGCCGTCGTAAAAAACTGCTTCTATGGGATGGATTACCGGGTGGTTTGTGCAAAAGACGGGGAAGCCGCTTTGACGGAAATTGCCGCTCATGACTATAACCTGGTCCTGCTCGACATGATGATGCCGGGTCTCAACGGACTGGAGGTCTGTCGGCGAATCAGGGGAAAATATTCGGAGCATGCTCTGCCGGTTATTATGATAACGGTCCGCAACCGTCCGGAGGACATTGAAGTCGCTTTTCTGGCAAAGGCCAATGATTATATTGCAAAGCCCTTTCATAAAAAGGAATTACTGGCCAGGGTGCAGGCGCAACTGCGATTGCAGGAAGTTTCTGAAACGGAGCGCCGGATTTATCAGGCGGAGATTTCCGCCCTGCAGGCCCAGATTCAGCCCCACTTTCTCTACAATACGTTGAATACGGTTATTGCCTTCTGCCGGAAGGATCCGGGAAAAGCGGCGGAGATGCTGGGAGAGCTAAGTAATTATCTGCAGAATAAGTTCCGGTTCAACAATATGGCGCTGATCCCCCTGGAACAAGAACTGGATTTGATTCAATCCTATTTGGCTATTGAACAGGTCCGGTTTGGCAAACGGCTGCAAGTCGCTTTTTCCATAGAAACCGACGCCAACCCACTCATGCCGCCCCTTATTCTCCAACCGCTGGTGGAAAATGCCGTCAAGCACGGCGTTTATCCCAAACGGGAAGGCGGGACTGTACGGATTACGATTCAAAAGGCAGAAAAAGAAACGGTTATCGTCGTGGCGGACGACGGGGTCGGCATGGCGCCGGGACAGCTGTCACGCTTGCTGAATGACAGGGATGCCCAGGAGGTGGGAATCGGCCTCCGCAACATTCAGAAAAGGCTGCAGAAGCATTACGGCCGCGGACTGGATATTCAAAGCGAAATCGGCAGGGGAACAACAATTACCGTAAGAATTCCCGACGATCGAGGTGAAGCTGATGATTAA
- a CDS encoding response regulator — protein sequence MEYTQAPQSPEILLVDDTPEDIESAVSVLRDNNFKIRIATKGGTALKLIHQHRPDLILLDVYMPEMNGFEVCSRLKSDPDCSSIPVIFLTSSNDEDSIKKGFDLGAQDYVVKPFNISELLARVHTHIKLKKQTESLLQANRELDSFCYSVSHDLKAPLLSIGKLSEYLAADYGMKLDSDGHELIANIREKSKEVINIIDHLLEFSRMSEMEMNIAMIPLESLFREVYSELLKLEAPRQIECTINPLPAVRGDPVMLKLLIANILSNALKYTRRTEKPKIEIAAAENNAEYIISVKDNGAGFDMRYSSRLFKVFQRLHSGNEFEGSGVGLAISRKIVKRHRGKAWITGAVNKGATFYFSLPKKYNNI from the coding sequence TTGGAATATACTCAAGCGCCTCAGTCACCGGAAATACTCCTGGTGGATGATACGCCGGAAGATATAGAATCGGCCGTATCGGTACTCCGGGATAACAATTTTAAAATCAGGATTGCCACAAAAGGCGGCACCGCATTAAAGTTAATTCACCAGCACCGGCCCGACTTGATTCTGCTGGATGTCTATATGCCGGAAATGAACGGCTTCGAAGTCTGCAGCCGACTGAAAAGCGATCCCGATTGCAGCAGTATCCCCGTTATCTTTTTAACCTCCAGCAATGATGAGGACAGCATCAAAAAAGGTTTTGATCTGGGTGCTCAGGATTATGTGGTCAAGCCCTTCAACATCTCGGAACTGCTGGCCCGGGTCCACACCCATATCAAATTGAAAAAACAAACCGAATCCCTGCTGCAGGCCAACCGGGAACTGGACAGCTTCTGCTATTCCGTTTCCCATGATTTAAAAGCCCCCTTGCTGTCAATCGGCAAGCTCAGCGAATATCTGGCTGCCGACTATGGAATGAAGCTGGACAGCGACGGTCATGAACTGATCGCCAACATCCGGGAAAAGTCGAAAGAAGTCATCAACATTATCGATCATTTGCTGGAATTTTCCCGCATGAGCGAAATGGAAATGAACATCGCAATGATCCCTTTAGAATCCTTATTCCGGGAAGTATATAGCGAACTCCTGAAGCTGGAAGCGCCAAGGCAAATAGAATGTACGATCAATCCGCTGCCGGCTGTCCGGGGAGATCCTGTCATGCTCAAACTGCTGATCGCCAATATTCTTTCCAATGCCTTGAAATATACCCGCCGTACCGAGAAGCCAAAAATAGAAATCGCGGCCGCCGAAAACAATGCCGAATATATCATTTCCGTGAAGGACAACGGCGCCGGCTTTGACATGCGCTATTCTTCCCGCTTGTTTAAAGTCTTTCAGCGGCTCCACTCCGGCAATGAATTCGAAGGATCCGGCGTCGGCCTGGCCATCAGCCGGAAAATAGTGAAACGGCACCGCGGCAAAGCTTGGATCACCGGCGCCGTCAATAAAGGAGCGACTTTTTATTTCAGTCTGCCGAAGAAATATAACAATATTTAA
- the rsgA gene encoding ribosome small subunit-dependent GTPase A, whose protein sequence is MMDVEKGMYFDTIGLTRKGVNEMDLKYLGLSEVPPEAAENCAVVGRVAAQYRDRYKVLTETGAVMAVVAGRLRHTALRPADFPAVGDFVLLDHGADDPALIGKVLPRHSALIRRAAGTAGQEQMIAANLDTVFICMALNSDYNPRRLERYLSLVWDSGALPVVVLTKSDLCDDLPARLVEISHSTCGAAVLPVSSLEKDSAAALKEYLEPGRTVAFIGSSGVGKSTLINRLLESDELVSGDLRRDGKGRHTTTRREMFILPGGGIVIDTPGMRELALEGADMASAFADITELSADCRFSNCSHEQEPDCAVLQAVADGRLSAARLNSWRKLRQESRYAGMNSRQIEEEKLSVMFADVGGRKNARRLMKNANKKRKF, encoded by the coding sequence ATGATGGACGTGGAAAAAGGGATGTATTTTGACACGATCGGTCTAACTCGCAAGGGTGTGAACGAGATGGATTTGAAATATTTAGGGTTAAGCGAGGTCCCGCCTGAGGCCGCCGAAAACTGTGCTGTGGTCGGCCGAGTAGCGGCGCAATATCGGGATAGGTATAAGGTCCTGACAGAGACGGGAGCGGTGATGGCTGTTGTCGCCGGACGGTTGCGTCATACGGCGTTACGGCCGGCAGACTTTCCGGCAGTAGGTGATTTCGTACTGCTGGACCATGGAGCCGACGATCCGGCATTGATCGGGAAAGTGTTGCCGCGGCATAGCGCTTTGATCCGACGGGCAGCCGGAACGGCAGGGCAAGAACAGATGATAGCCGCCAATCTGGACACAGTATTTATTTGTATGGCCCTAAACAGCGATTACAATCCCCGGCGGCTGGAACGCTATCTAAGCCTGGTTTGGGACAGTGGTGCACTGCCGGTGGTAGTGCTCACCAAGTCCGACCTGTGCGATGACTTGCCGGCCAGGCTGGTTGAAATTTCGCACAGCACCTGTGGCGCGGCGGTGTTGCCAGTGTCCAGTCTGGAGAAAGACAGTGCCGCAGCATTAAAAGAATATCTGGAGCCGGGCAGGACTGTGGCTTTTATCGGTTCGTCCGGCGTTGGCAAGTCTACGCTGATCAATCGGCTGCTGGAAAGTGATGAACTGGTCAGCGGGGATCTTCGCAGGGACGGTAAAGGCCGGCACACAACAACCCGCCGCGAGATGTTCATACTGCCGGGAGGCGGTATCGTCATTGATACACCGGGAATGCGAGAACTGGCTCTTGAAGGAGCGGACATGGCGTCTGCTTTCGCCGACATCACTGAACTGTCTGCCGATTGCCGTTTCAGTAATTGTTCCCATGAACAGGAGCCGGATTGTGCGGTATTGCAGGCGGTGGCAGATGGGCGGCTGTCGGCAGCAAGGTTGAATTCGTGGCGCAAGCTGCGGCAGGAATCCCGCTATGCCGGCATGAATTCGCGCCAGATCGAGGAGGAAAAGCTGTCCGTGATGTTCGCCGACGTCGGCGGCAGGAAAAATGCACGTCGGCTGATGAAGAATGCAAACAAGAAACGGAAGTTTTAA
- a CDS encoding LytTR family DNA-binding domain-containing protein, protein MINTIVIDDEEIAVEQLEYLLEHYPEIDVRAAFTDPVTALEKVHLYQPDLIFLDIKMPEISGLVMAEEIMRLLPETYIVFVTAYDEYALKAFDYNAIDYILKPVSLKRIDRTIQKVLTNLRGGKAKTTLAAKFSKIRKMAGGFNNIIAVEDAGKIILLNPADVIMFTPRGHGAIIHTGTKAYHTKQSMNYWEERLAEFNFFRCHKSYLVNFNRIEKILPMFNNTYLLKIADYSTEIPVSRNKAKELTQILGL, encoded by the coding sequence ATGATTAATACGATTGTAATTGACGATGAAGAAATAGCGGTAGAGCAGCTGGAATATCTGCTGGAGCACTATCCGGAGATCGATGTTCGGGCCGCCTTTACCGATCCGGTGACTGCTTTGGAGAAAGTTCACTTGTATCAGCCGGATTTGATTTTCCTGGACATTAAGATGCCGGAGATCAGCGGCCTTGTTATGGCTGAGGAGATCATGCGGCTCCTGCCGGAAACCTATATCGTATTTGTCACGGCCTATGACGAGTATGCGCTGAAAGCATTTGATTACAATGCCATTGATTATATTTTAAAACCCGTTTCGCTGAAGCGGATTGACCGAACGATTCAAAAAGTGCTGACCAATTTGCGCGGCGGCAAGGCGAAAACGACATTGGCCGCTAAGTTTTCAAAAATCAGAAAAATGGCCGGCGGTTTTAACAACATCATTGCGGTGGAAGATGCCGGCAAAATTATTCTGCTGAATCCGGCGGATGTGATCATGTTCACTCCCCGGGGGCACGGTGCGATTATTCACACGGGAACAAAAGCGTATCACACAAAGCAATCCATGAATTATTGGGAGGAACGGTTAGCGGAATTTAATTTTTTCCGCTGCCACAAGAGTTATTTAGTTAACTTTAACCGGATTGAAAAAATCCTGCCAATGTTTAATAATACGTATTTGCTTAAAATTGCTGATTATTCTACGGAAATTCCGGTCAGCCGAAATAAAGCGAAAGAGCTTACTCAAATCTTGGGCCTGTAA
- a CDS encoding MFS transporter, whose amino-acid sequence MSKGKIFYGWWVVAASVLIMAMLHPLITTCWGLYVKPVTGDMGFSRSAFGLCSTIISGVTVFLSPYLGKWLAKKNTQLIHAVCVVGLAASYASFSLGQNITHFYISAIFMGAFSCGAIALPISIVITNWFVKKRGLAISIALAGSGFGGAIISPIMANIIQTSGWRMSYIIFAVAMLVVSLPMILLMKKSPEKMGLKAYGADEAAAAAQKTAVPKVELNMTLAEVKQHGFFWIYLFGMFLLCFVGFGSLSQLAAFLADVHGAAFAAKILSFFLIVVTLGKIFLGWVYDKFGTRIGTGFISIIFAVSIACMLFPESKPLMYAMAFLYGLGICTGTVCPPVITAAMFGSKHYGEIYGYVNLSVYLGAALSVPAIAVVYDRTGSYQMAWLLCIAMIAVSLAALLYSDTKCRSLAAGRSNEAA is encoded by the coding sequence ATGAGTAAAGGGAAAATATTTTACGGCTGGTGGGTCGTGGCTGCCAGTGTTTTAATTATGGCCATGCTGCACCCGCTGATCACAACCTGCTGGGGGCTGTACGTGAAACCGGTAACCGGGGACATGGGATTCAGCCGAAGCGCTTTTGGTTTATGCAGCACCATTATATCCGGCGTTACCGTGTTTTTGTCGCCGTATTTAGGCAAATGGCTGGCGAAAAAGAATACCCAGCTGATTCATGCCGTTTGTGTTGTTGGCCTGGCTGCTTCTTATGCCAGCTTTTCTCTGGGACAGAATATCACTCATTTTTATATCAGCGCTATCTTTATGGGCGCATTTTCCTGCGGTGCGATTGCTCTGCCGATTTCTATTGTCATTACCAACTGGTTTGTTAAGAAAAGAGGTTTGGCTATCAGCATCGCCTTGGCAGGCAGCGGCTTCGGCGGCGCTATTATCAGCCCGATCATGGCGAATATCATCCAAACCAGCGGCTGGAGAATGTCCTATATTATATTTGCCGTAGCTATGCTGGTCGTTAGTCTGCCGATGATTCTGCTCATGAAGAAATCTCCCGAAAAAATGGGCCTTAAGGCATACGGAGCAGATGAAGCTGCGGCCGCTGCGCAGAAGACTGCAGTGCCCAAAGTGGAACTGAATATGACTCTTGCAGAAGTAAAGCAGCACGGTTTTTTCTGGATCTATTTATTCGGCATGTTCCTCCTTTGCTTTGTCGGTTTCGGATCGCTGAGCCAGCTGGCCGCTTTTCTGGCCGATGTCCACGGCGCCGCTTTTGCCGCCAAGATACTCTCTTTCTTCCTGATCGTTGTTACGTTAGGCAAGATATTTCTCGGCTGGGTTTATGATAAATTCGGCACCAGAATCGGTACCGGCTTTATCTCGATCATTTTTGCGGTTTCGATCGCCTGCATGCTGTTCCCGGAATCCAAGCCGCTTATGTATGCTATGGCATTTCTCTACGGCTTGGGTATTTGTACCGGAACGGTTTGTCCGCCGGTCATTACCGCCGCAATGTTTGGCTCGAAGCACTATGGCGAAATCTATGGCTATGTCAATTTATCGGTTTATTTAGGCGCCGCTCTGTCTGTTCCCGCAATTGCAGTCGTATATGACAGAACCGGTTCCTATCAGATGGCATGGCTGCTATGCATCGCCATGATTGCTGTTTCGCTTGCTGCCCTGCTATACAGCGATACAAAGTGCCGGTCGTTAGCCGCCGGCCGCAGCAACGAAGCGGCTTAA